One window from the genome of Trabulsiella odontotermitis encodes:
- the dkgB gene encoding 2,5-didehydrogluconate reductase DkgB has product MSIPAFGLGTFRLNDDVVIASVKNALELGYRAIDTAQIYGNEAAVGQAIAESGVKRSDLFITTKIWIENLSKDKLISSLKESLQKLRTDYVDLTLIHWPSPNDEVSVEEFMQALLEAKKQGLTREIGISNFTIPLMEKAIAAVGAENIATNQIELSPYLQNGKVVDWAKAHGIHITSYMTLAYGKALKDEVIARIAAKHNATPAQVILAWAMGEGYAVIPSSTKRENLASNLLARDLKLDEEDKKAIAALDCNDRLVSPEGLAPNWD; this is encoded by the coding sequence ATGTCTATCCCTGCATTTGGTCTTGGTACGTTCCGTCTGAACGACGATGTAGTTATCGCTTCTGTAAAAAATGCGCTGGAGCTCGGCTACCGCGCTATTGATACTGCACAGATCTATGGCAACGAAGCGGCTGTTGGTCAGGCAATTGCGGAAAGCGGCGTTAAGCGCAGCGATCTGTTTATCACCACTAAGATCTGGATCGAGAATCTGAGCAAAGACAAGCTGATCTCAAGTCTGAAAGAGAGCCTGCAGAAACTGCGTACCGATTATGTGGATCTGACGCTGATTCACTGGCCGTCCCCGAATGATGAAGTGTCTGTTGAAGAATTCATGCAGGCGCTGCTGGAAGCGAAAAAGCAGGGTCTGACTCGCGAAATCGGTATTTCTAACTTCACCATCCCACTGATGGAAAAAGCCATCGCTGCGGTCGGGGCAGAAAACATCGCGACGAACCAGATTGAGCTGTCACCGTACCTGCAGAACGGTAAAGTGGTTGACTGGGCGAAGGCTCACGGTATCCACATCACCTCTTATATGACGCTGGCTTATGGTAAGGCGCTGAAAGATGAAGTGATTGCGCGTATCGCTGCAAAACACAACGCTACCCCGGCTCAGGTTATCCTGGCATGGGCAATGGGTGAAGGTTATGCCGTGATCCCATCATCCACTAAACGTGAAAACCTGGCGAGCAACCTGCTGGCACGCGATCTGAAGCTGGACGAGGAAGATAAGAAAGCGATTGCTGCGCTTGATTGCAACGATCGTCTGGTTAGCCCGGAAGGCCTGGCGCCGAACTGGGATTAA